The genomic interval AAAACATAAATAATCGCAAATCATCAACAACAATCTCAATTTTTACTCCATCTACACTTTTGAGCTTGAACAAAAAACCTAATACATAAGAATTGATTGGATAGGCTTGAACAAAGTAGATTCTAAGTATATTATCTGCACTTGATAGAATCTGCGGCAAAAGGTTTTCAAGCTCCGCCTTGAAAGTCAAAAATGCGTCATAGGTTTTAAGTTTCCCAGTGCTGCGCACCATTTGCAAATCATTAATGGTTTCTATATTAAGTCCCATATTTTTACCTCTTGCTTTTTTAATAACATTTAATTATAACAAAGCTTTATTGCAAGGGATTAAACATAAGGTATATAAAGTGTAAGCATAGCAGCTTTTTTTGCATAATTCACACGCCTACGAACTTTAGCGCCCATCGCTTTTATAATGTGTTCCCCCCTTCCGCCTAAAATATTTTTCTCTCTCAAATGGCACTTATAATGAGGATTAAAAGGATAAAGAATCTTTATTCTTACTTGCTCTACCCCTACTTCAAGAAAACAGGAAAATCGCTGTTGCTGACGCAAAGATTGTATATAATTTATTTTTTTATTATATATATTCATTTTAGGCATACAAGTAATGCTATGTTCAATAATATTGCTCACGCTTTCAAACATTACAAGCCCTATTTTGTCAATGATTATTTCTTTGAAAGGTTTAAATCTAAGTGTTTTAACAAGCTGAGATTCTACCCATACAATACTTTTATCAATTCCTGCAAAATCAGCTTGAAACACTGCTTTATGATGCCTCATATCTTTATATAGGCTCACTCATAGCTCTCAAATTTATGTTTTAAATTTGGTAATAGCATTATCAAGCTCTTGGGCTTTTTGCGACATATCATTAACATCTTTTTGTATAGTATGCCCTACACTTTGGGTAGATTCTGAAGAGCTCACTATATCTTGCATCATTTGAGCTAATTCTTTAGTGCTTTGAGCGATTGAAGTGCTAATATCTTTAAGATGAATAGAATTTTGCTTTGTAAGAACAAGATTTTGTTGTGTATGGTGCGCATCATCAATTAAAGGCGATGTTTTCTCTGTAATATACATCATATCCTTTGTGGTATCTCTAATTGTTTGCCCGACATCTTGGACACTTTGGGTTACAAGATTTACACTTGCTGCAATTTCATTGAGTGATTTTTGTGTCTTTTCTGCGAGTTTTCGCACCTCATCTGCAACAACAGCAAATCCTCTTCCGTGTTCTCCTGCACGTGCAGCTTCTATTGCTGCATTAAGAGCAAGTAAGTTTGTTTGATCTGCTATATCAGCAATAATAGAAAGAACTGATTTAATTTGATCTGCGTGTTGTGTTAGCTCTTCAACGTGTTGAAGAATATTTTGCTGTGTTTGAGCAGAATTGGTTATAAGCCCAATCGTGTCTTGAAGGTTTTTAACAAAATCATCTAAAATGCTTTCAGTTTGAGCAATATCACTTATAGTTGAACTTGTTGTTTTTTCGGCAACATCAAGCTTCTTACTCACATCTTGAGCAAGTAAGTTCACTCTATCAACTAGCTCAAATTGTGCGTCAGAATTTTTTGATAATACATTTGACATCTCTAATAAACCTTTACAAGTTTGTGTATTTTCTTCACTAACGTGTTTGCTTACAGCAATAGTCTCTTGAATAATTTTAATAAACCTATTCACATAATTTGAAGTTATTCCCACTTCATCATTACTTTTAATAGCAATACGTTTTGTAAGATCTCCACCGCCATCTTCAGTCAAGTCTTTTGCCATATCACGCAAACGATTAAGAGGCTTTACAAGCTCCTTTTCAAAAAAGATATAAAGCCCTAATAAAGCCAATATACCTGCGACAAACATTGTAAGCAAAAGATAATTTTCACTTTGTTCAATTTGTTCATAAAAACTCTCTGTAGAGATTCTTAACTCAAGCACTCCAAGCACATCGCCTTCTTTAAGTGTCCCATCTTGATGACATACCATACAACCCTCATCAGCAATAAGTGGCTTTTGGAGAAGCACATTATGCTCACCATTTTCATAAACTTCAGCAATTTGGGATTGTTTGCTTTCAAAGATATGTTGAATGTCTTTTTTTTGACTTACCTTGTCGGGCATATTAAACAAATCAATTACACTTTGAGACTTATGTATCTCAAGTGAGCGCACACCTGCTATTTTACGTGCATTATCTAATCCTGCATCAATCATTTCTCTTACACCAATATTCATACTCATACGCACGGTTTGAAAAATAGAATCTCCGAGCATTTGAGCATTTCTTTTGCCCTCCTTTACTACCATATCTTCGTATCCAGTAGAGACAATTTGATATAAAACACTAAAACCAATAATGATAAAAACAAACAATGTGAAAAGCACTTTAGAACGAAATGATTGTAACATTTTTTCACCCCCTAGGATTTTATATAATTACGCAAGTCTCTTTAAAGCTTCCTTAACAATTTCAGACACACTTAATGCTTCAATATGTTCTAACACTTTTTGTATTTCATTTCTCTTAAAGCCAAGTGATTGAAGTGCCAAAGATGCTTCATATTTGAGATTATTAGAAGGAGCAATACTTTCCTCTTGGGATTGAAGAAGCTGCGCAAAAAATCCTGCTATATCAACCATAATTTTTGCTGCACCTTTTACACCAATACCCGGCACTT from Helicobacter hepaticus ATCC 51449 carries:
- a CDS encoding methyl-accepting chemotaxis protein, with amino-acid sequence MLQSFRSKVLFTLFVFIIIGFSVLYQIVSTGYEDMVVKEGKRNAQMLGDSIFQTVRMSMNIGVREMIDAGLDNARKIAGVRSLEIHKSQSVIDLFNMPDKVSQKKDIQHIFESKQSQIAEVYENGEHNVLLQKPLIADEGCMVCHQDGTLKEGDVLGVLELRISTESFYEQIEQSENYLLLTMFVAGILALLGLYIFFEKELVKPLNRLRDMAKDLTEDGGGDLTKRIAIKSNDEVGITSNYVNRFIKIIQETIAVSKHVSEENTQTCKGLLEMSNVLSKNSDAQFELVDRVNLLAQDVSKKLDVAEKTTSSTISDIAQTESILDDFVKNLQDTIGLITNSAQTQQNILQHVEELTQHADQIKSVLSIIADIADQTNLLALNAAIEAARAGEHGRGFAVVADEVRKLAEKTQKSLNEIAASVNLVTQSVQDVGQTIRDTTKDMMYITEKTSPLIDDAHHTQQNLVLTKQNSIHLKDISTSIAQSTKELAQMMQDIVSSSESTQSVGHTIQKDVNDMSQKAQELDNAITKFKT